The Pseudomonas parafulva genome includes a window with the following:
- a CDS encoding methionine gamma-lyase, producing the protein MRDSRHDNGFSTRAIHHGYDPLAHGGALVPPIYQTATYAFPTVEYGAACFAGEQAGHFYSRISNPTLNLLEARMASLEGGEAGLALASGMGAITSTLWTLLRPGDELIVGQTVYGCTFAFMHHGIGAFGVTIRHVDLNDADALRAALSDKTRMIYFETPANPTMRLIDIAAVAEAVRGRDVLVVVDNTYCTPYLQRPLELGADLVVHSATKYLSGHGDITAGLVVGRQALVDRIRLQGLKDMTGAVLSPQDAMLLMRGIKTLALRMDRHCANAQQVADYLSRQPQVELIHYPGLPSFAQHDLAKRQMRLPGGMIAFELKGGLGAGRRFMNALGLFARAVSLGDAESLAQHPASMTHSSYTPEERAQHGISEGLVRLSVGLEDIEDLLADVQQALRACA; encoded by the coding sequence ATGCGCGACTCCCGTCACGACAACGGTTTTTCAACGCGTGCCATCCATCACGGCTACGACCCGCTCGCGCACGGCGGCGCACTGGTACCACCGATCTACCAAACCGCTACCTATGCCTTTCCCACCGTCGAATACGGCGCGGCGTGCTTTGCCGGTGAACAGGCCGGACATTTCTACAGCCGTATCTCCAACCCCACGCTGAATTTGCTCGAAGCGCGCATGGCTTCGCTTGAAGGCGGGGAGGCGGGCCTTGCGCTGGCATCGGGGATGGGCGCCATCACGTCCACGCTCTGGACCTTGCTGCGCCCGGGCGATGAGTTGATCGTCGGGCAGACCGTGTATGGGTGCACCTTTGCCTTCATGCACCATGGCATCGGGGCGTTTGGCGTGACCATCCGCCACGTCGACCTCAACGATGCCGATGCGCTGCGCGCTGCGCTCAGTGACAAGACGCGCATGATCTACTTCGAGACCCCCGCCAACCCGACCATGCGGCTGATCGACATTGCCGCTGTGGCCGAAGCGGTACGCGGCCGCGATGTGCTGGTGGTAGTCGATAACACCTACTGCACGCCTTACCTGCAACGGCCGCTGGAACTGGGCGCTGATCTGGTCGTGCATTCGGCCACCAAGTACCTCAGCGGCCATGGCGATATCACCGCCGGCCTGGTGGTGGGCCGCCAGGCACTGGTCGATCGCATTCGTCTGCAAGGGCTCAAGGACATGACCGGGGCGGTGTTGTCACCCCAGGACGCCATGCTGCTGATGCGTGGCATCAAGACCCTTGCCCTGCGCATGGACCGGCATTGCGCGAACGCCCAACAGGTTGCCGACTACCTGTCGCGTCAGCCGCAGGTGGAGTTGATTCACTACCCAGGCTTGCCGTCGTTTGCGCAGCACGACTTGGCCAAGCGGCAAATGCGCCTGCCCGGCGGCATGATCGCCTTCGAACTCAAGGGCGGCCTTGGCGCCGGACGCCGCTTCATGAATGCGCTGGGCCTGTTCGCGCGCGCTGTGAGCCTGGGTGATGCTGAGTCGTTGGCCCAGCACCCGGCAAGCATGACCCACTCAAGCTATACACCCGAAGAGCGGGCGCAGCACGGTATCTCCGAGGGGCTTGTGCGTTTGTCGGTAGGGCTTGAGGACATTGAGGACCTGCTGGCAGATGTGCAACAGGCGTTGCGCGCCTGCGCATGA
- a CDS encoding amino acid ABC transporter permease: MQNPIGARKGLSLSDPRVRAWLFQLLTIVFVVGLGWYLFHNTQTNLQHRGITSGFDFLDRSAGFGIAQHLIPYVESDSYARVFVIGLLNTLLVTLIGVVLATLLGFIIGVARLSPNWMINKLATVYVETFRNIPPLLQILFWYFAVFLTLPGPRGSINIDDAFFISNRGLNMPGASMAEGFWPFVAALLIAVLATVLMVRRANRRFEETGQPFHKFWVGLALMIAIPSACVLLFGSPVQWEVPQLKGFNFVGGWVLIPELLALTLALTIYTAAFIAEIVRSGIRSVSHGQTEAARSLGLREGPTLRKVIIPQALRVIIPPLTSQYLNLAKNSSLAAGIGYPEMVSLFAGTVLNQTGQAIEVIAITMSVYLAISISISLLMNWYNKRIALIER; encoded by the coding sequence ATGCAAAATCCAATTGGCGCACGAAAGGGTTTATCCCTGAGCGATCCACGTGTGCGCGCGTGGCTGTTCCAGCTACTGACCATCGTCTTCGTGGTCGGTCTGGGCTGGTACCTGTTTCACAACACGCAAACCAACCTGCAGCACCGGGGCATCACCTCGGGGTTTGACTTTCTTGACCGCAGTGCCGGCTTCGGCATCGCCCAGCACCTGATTCCCTACGTGGAGTCGGACAGCTACGCGCGGGTGTTCGTCATCGGGCTGCTTAACACCTTGCTGGTGACCCTCATCGGCGTGGTGCTGGCCACCCTGCTGGGCTTCATCATCGGTGTCGCCAGGCTGTCGCCGAACTGGATGATCAACAAGCTGGCTACCGTGTATGTGGAAACCTTCCGCAACATCCCGCCGCTGTTGCAGATCCTGTTCTGGTACTTCGCCGTGTTCCTGACCCTGCCAGGGCCGCGGGGCAGCATCAACATCGACGACGCGTTCTTCATCAGCAACCGCGGCCTGAACATGCCTGGGGCCTCCATGGCAGAAGGCTTCTGGCCCTTCGTGGCTGCCCTGCTGATAGCTGTGCTGGCGACCGTGCTGATGGTGCGCCGAGCCAACCGGCGCTTCGAAGAAACCGGCCAGCCGTTTCACAAGTTCTGGGTAGGGCTGGCGCTGATGATCGCCATCCCAAGTGCCTGTGTGCTGTTGTTCGGCAGCCCCGTGCAGTGGGAGGTGCCGCAACTCAAGGGCTTCAACTTTGTCGGCGGCTGGGTACTGATCCCTGAACTGCTGGCGTTGACCCTGGCCTTGACGATCTACACGGCGGCGTTCATCGCTGAAATCGTGCGCTCGGGCATCCGTTCGGTCAGCCACGGCCAGACCGAGGCTGCGCGTTCGCTAGGGCTGCGCGAAGGGCCAACCTTGCGCAAGGTAATCATCCCGCAGGCGCTGCGCGTGATCATTCCACCGCTCACCAGCCAGTACCTGAACCTGGCGAAGAACTCCTCGCTGGCCGCAGGCATCGGCTACCCGGAAATGGTTTCGTTGTTCGCCGGCACCGTACTCAACCAGACCGGCCAGGCCATCGAAGTGATCGCCATCACCATGAGCGTCTACCTGGCCATCAGCATCAGCATTTCGCTGTTGATGAATTGGTACAACAAGCGCATCGCGCTGATCGAACGGTGA
- the algW gene encoding Do family serine endopeptidase AlgW translates to MFKALRYFGWPLLTGVLIAALIIQRFPEWVGLPSQDVNLQQAPQSTQVVQGPVSYADAVTLAAPAVANLYTTKVVNKSSHPLFEDPQFRRFFGDNLPKQRRWESSLGSAVIMSPEGYLLTNNHVTSGADQIVVALKDGRETLARVIGSDPETDLAVLKIDLKKLPAITIGRSDTIRIGDVSLAIGNPFGVGQTVTMGIISATGRNQLGLNNYEDFIQTDAAINPGNSGGALVDANGNLIGINTAIFSKSGGSQGIGFAIPVKLALEVMKSIVEHGQVIRGWLGIEVQPLSAELAESFGMKDRPGIVVAGIFREGPAAKAGLQLGDVILSINGEPAGDGRRSMNQVARIKPNEKITIEVMRNGQQLKLIAEVGLRPPPAPVAKQEEK, encoded by the coding sequence ATGTTCAAGGCTCTGCGTTACTTTGGCTGGCCCCTGCTCACCGGCGTGCTCATCGCCGCCCTGATCATCCAACGCTTTCCGGAGTGGGTCGGCTTGCCCAGTCAGGATGTCAACCTGCAACAGGCGCCCCAGTCCACGCAGGTGGTGCAGGGCCCAGTCTCCTATGCCGACGCCGTTACCCTGGCTGCACCTGCGGTAGCCAACCTGTACACCACCAAGGTGGTGAACAAGAGCTCGCACCCGCTGTTCGAAGACCCGCAGTTCCGCCGGTTCTTCGGCGACAACCTGCCCAAGCAACGCCGCTGGGAGTCCAGCCTGGGCTCGGCGGTGATCATGAGCCCCGAGGGCTATCTGCTGACCAACAACCATGTGACCAGCGGCGCCGACCAGATCGTCGTGGCGCTCAAGGATGGCCGGGAAACCTTGGCCAGGGTGATCGGCAGCGACCCGGAGACGGACCTGGCGGTGCTCAAGATCGACCTGAAGAAACTGCCGGCCATCACCATCGGGCGCTCCGATACCATTCGCATCGGCGACGTGTCCCTTGCGATCGGCAACCCGTTCGGGGTCGGCCAGACCGTGACCATGGGTATCATCAGCGCCACCGGCCGTAACCAGCTGGGCCTGAACAACTACGAAGATTTCATCCAGACCGACGCGGCGATCAACCCGGGCAATTCGGGCGGCGCTTTGGTGGATGCCAACGGCAACCTGATCGGCATCAACACTGCCATCTTCTCCAAGTCAGGTGGCTCGCAAGGCATCGGCTTCGCCATTCCAGTGAAGCTGGCCCTTGAGGTGATGAAGTCGATCGTCGAGCACGGCCAGGTCATCCGGGGCTGGCTGGGCATCGAAGTTCAGCCGCTAAGCGCAGAGCTTGCCGAGTCGTTCGGCATGAAGGACCGGCCAGGCATCGTGGTGGCGGGCATATTCCGCGAAGGCCCGGCAGCCAAGGCCGGTCTGCAGTTGGGGGATGTGATCCTGAGCATCAACGGCGAGCCGGCGGGCGATGGCCGCCGGTCGATGAACCAGGTGGCGCGCATCAAGCCCAACGAAAAGATTACCATCGAGGTGATGCGCAACGGTCAGCAGCTCAAGCTGATCGCTGAGGTGGGCCTGCGGCCACCGCCAGCGCCGGTGGCCAAGCAGGAAGAAAAGTAA
- the cysD gene encoding sulfate adenylyltransferase subunit CysD: MVDKLTHLKQLEAESIHIIREVAAEFDNPVMLYSIGKDSAVMLHLARKAFFPGKLPFPVMHVDTQWKFQEMYRFRDKMVEEMGLDLITHVNPEGVAQGINPFTHGSSKHTDIMKTQGLKQALDKHGFDAAFGGARRDEEKSRAKERVYSFRDSKHRWDPKNQRPELWNVYNGKVNKGESIRVFPLSNWTELDIWQYIYLEGIPIVPLYFAAEREVIEKNGTLIMIDDARILEHLSEEEKARIVKKKVRFRTLGCYPLTGAVESEAETLTDIIQEMLLTRTSERQGRVIDHDGAGSMEDKKRQGYF; this comes from the coding sequence ATGGTCGACAAACTGACGCACTTGAAACAGCTGGAGGCGGAAAGCATCCATATCATCCGCGAGGTGGCCGCCGAGTTCGACAACCCGGTCATGCTGTACTCGATCGGCAAGGATTCCGCCGTGATGCTGCACCTGGCGCGCAAGGCTTTCTTCCCGGGCAAGCTGCCGTTCCCGGTGATGCACGTCGACACCCAGTGGAAATTCCAGGAGATGTACCGCTTCCGCGACAAGATGGTCGAGGAAATGGGGCTCGACCTGATCACCCACGTCAACCCCGAGGGTGTGGCCCAGGGCATCAACCCGTTCACCCATGGCAGCTCCAAGCATACCGACATCATGAAGACCCAGGGCCTCAAGCAGGCGCTGGACAAGCATGGTTTCGATGCCGCTTTCGGTGGCGCGCGCCGCGACGAAGAAAAGTCGCGTGCCAAGGAGCGCGTGTACTCCTTCCGTGACAGCAAGCACCGCTGGGATCCGAAGAACCAGCGCCCTGAGCTGTGGAACGTGTACAACGGCAAGGTTAACAAAGGCGAGTCCATTCGTGTGTTCCCTCTGTCGAACTGGACCGAGCTGGACATCTGGCAGTACATCTACCTCGAAGGCATCCCGATCGTGCCGCTGTACTTCGCCGCCGAGCGCGAAGTCATCGAGAAGAATGGCACCCTGATCATGATCGACGACGCGCGCATCCTCGAGCACCTGTCCGAGGAAGAAAAAGCCCGCATCGTCAAGAAGAAGGTGCGTTTCCGTACCCTGGGCTGCTACCCGTTGACGGGCGCCGTGGAGTCCGAAGCCGAGACGCTCACCGACATCATTCAGGAAATGCTCCTGACCCGCACCTCCGAGCGCCAGGGCCGGGTCATCGACCACGACGGCGCCGGGTCCATGGAAGACAAGAAACGCCAGGGCTATTTCTAA
- a CDS encoding amino acid ABC transporter ATP-binding protein, translating to MSEAIKQPAGPEGIIQMQGVNKWYGQFHVLKDINLNVRQGERIVLCGPSGSGKSTTIRCLNRLEEHQQGRIVVDGVELTNDLKQIEAIRREVGMVFQHFNLFPHLSILENCTLAPMWVRKMPKRKAEEIAMHYLERVRIPEQAHKYPGQLSGGQQQRVAIARALCMKPKIMLFDEPTSALDPEMVKEVLDTMVGLAEDGMTMLCVTHEMGFARTVANRVIFMDKGEIVEQASPDDFFDRPQSDRTRLFLSQILH from the coding sequence ATGAGTGAAGCGATCAAGCAGCCTGCCGGCCCCGAAGGCATCATCCAGATGCAGGGCGTGAACAAGTGGTATGGCCAGTTCCATGTGCTCAAGGACATCAACCTCAATGTTCGCCAGGGCGAGCGCATCGTGCTGTGCGGGCCCTCGGGCTCGGGCAAGTCCACCACCATCCGCTGCCTGAACCGCCTGGAAGAACACCAGCAAGGGCGAATTGTGGTTGACGGTGTGGAGCTGACCAACGACCTCAAGCAGATCGAGGCCATCCGCCGCGAAGTGGGCATGGTGTTCCAGCACTTCAACCTGTTTCCGCACCTGAGCATCCTGGAAAACTGCACTTTGGCCCCCATGTGGGTGCGCAAGATGCCCAAGCGCAAGGCCGAGGAAATCGCCATGCACTACCTGGAGCGAGTGCGTATCCCGGAGCAGGCGCACAAGTACCCAGGGCAGTTGTCCGGTGGTCAGCAGCAGCGCGTGGCCATCGCCCGGGCGTTGTGCATGAAGCCCAAGATCATGCTGTTCGATGAGCCGACCTCGGCGCTGGATCCGGAAATGGTCAAGGAAGTGCTCGATACCATGGTTGGCCTGGCCGAAGATGGCATGACCATGCTCTGCGTGACCCACGAAATGGGCTTTGCCCGCACTGTGGCGAATCGGGTGATCTTCATGGACAAGGGCGAGATCGTCGAGCAGGCGTCACCGGACGATTTCTTCGACCGGCCACAGAGCGACCGCACGCGCTTGTTCCTCAGCCAGATTCTGCATTGA
- a CDS encoding amino acid ABC transporter permease — protein sequence MNAHVFKPDMPPPVKTVGVLAWMRANLFSSWLNTLLTLFAIYLVWLIVPPLLQWALIDANWVGTTRADCTKEGACWVFIQQRFGQFMYGYYPSEMRWRVDLTVWLAVLGAAPLFIRSFPRKAVYGLGFLVLYPLVAYTLLHGGLFGLETVPTSQWGGLMLTLVIATVGIVGALPLGIVLALGRRSRMPAVKVVCVTFIEFWRGVPLITVLFMSSVMLPLFLPEGMSFDKLLRAMIGVILFQSAYIAEVVRGGLQAIPKGQYEAAAAMGLGYWRSMGLVILPQALKLVIPGIVNTFIALFKDTSLVIIIGLFDLLNSVKQAAADPAWLGMATEGYVFAALVFWIFCFGMSRYSMHLERKLDTGHKR from the coding sequence GTGAATGCTCATGTTTTCAAACCTGACATGCCGCCTCCGGTCAAGACCGTCGGTGTGCTCGCCTGGATGCGTGCCAACCTGTTCTCCAGCTGGCTCAACACCCTGCTTACCCTGTTCGCCATCTACCTGGTCTGGCTGATCGTGCCGCCGCTGCTGCAGTGGGCGTTGATCGACGCGAACTGGGTGGGCACCACCCGTGCCGACTGCACCAAGGAAGGCGCCTGCTGGGTGTTCATCCAGCAGCGTTTCGGCCAGTTCATGTATGGCTACTACCCATCCGAGATGCGCTGGCGGGTGGACCTGACGGTATGGCTGGCGGTGCTGGGCGCAGCGCCGCTGTTCATCCGCAGCTTCCCGCGCAAGGCGGTCTACGGCCTGGGGTTCCTGGTGCTGTACCCGTTGGTGGCCTACACCCTGCTGCACGGCGGACTGTTCGGCCTGGAGACGGTACCGACCAGCCAGTGGGGTGGCCTGATGCTGACGCTGGTGATCGCCACCGTGGGCATCGTCGGGGCCTTGCCCCTGGGGATCGTACTGGCACTGGGGCGGCGCTCGCGCATGCCGGCGGTGAAAGTGGTGTGCGTAACCTTCATCGAGTTCTGGCGAGGCGTGCCACTGATCACGGTGTTGTTCATGTCGTCGGTGATGCTGCCGCTGTTTCTGCCCGAGGGCATGAGCTTCGACAAGCTGCTACGGGCCATGATCGGGGTGATCCTGTTCCAGTCGGCGTACATCGCCGAAGTGGTACGTGGGGGCCTGCAAGCCATCCCCAAGGGGCAGTACGAAGCCGCCGCCGCCATGGGGCTGGGCTACTGGCGCTCGATGGGGCTGGTGATCCTGCCCCAGGCGCTCAAGCTGGTTATCCCTGGCATCGTCAACACCTTCATCGCCCTGTTCAAGGACACCAGCCTTGTGATCATCATCGGCCTGTTCGACCTGCTCAACAGCGTCAAGCAAGCTGCCGCCGACCCGGCCTGGCTGGGCATGGCCACCGAAGGCTATGTGTTCGCCGCCTTGGTTTTCTGGATTTTCTGTTTCGGTATGTCCCGCTACTCCATGCACCTGGAGCGCAAGCTGGACACTGGCCACAAGCGTTAG
- the cysN gene encoding sulfate adenylyltransferase subunit CysN, whose protein sequence is MSHQSDLISEDILAYLAQHERKELLRFLTCGNVDDGKSTLIGRLLHDSKMIYEDHLEAITRDSKKSGTTGEEVDLALLVDGLQAEREQGITIDVAYRYFSTAKRKFIIADTPGHEQYTRNMATGASTCDLAIILVDARYGVQTQTRRHSYIASLLGIKHIVVAVNKMDLKGFDEGVFESIKADYLAFAEAINLTPSSLHFVPMSALKGDNVVNHSEQSPWYTGPTLMEILETVEVAADRNFTDLRFPVQYVNRPNLNFRGFAGTLASGVVHKGDEVVVLPSGKSSRVKSIVTYEGELESAGPGQAVTLTMEDEIDISRGDLLVHADNVPPVTDQFEAMLVWMAEEPMLPGKKYDIKRATSYVPGSIASITHKVDVNTLEKGAASALQLNEIGRVKVSLDSAIALDGYESNRTTGAFIVIDRLTNGTVGAGMIIAQPVLPHGSAGQHGKSAHVSTEERALRFGQQPATVLFSGLSGAGKSTLAYAVERKLFDMGRAVYVLDGQNLRHDLNKGLPQDRAGRTENWRRAAHVARQFNEAGLLTLAAFVAPDAEGREQAKALIGKDRLVTVYVQASPLVCRERDPQGLYAAEGDNIPGESFPFDVPLDADLVIDTQATSVEEGVKLVLDVLRQRGAI, encoded by the coding sequence ATGAGTCACCAATCCGATTTGATCAGCGAAGACATCCTCGCTTATCTGGCTCAGCACGAGCGCAAAGAACTGCTGCGTTTCCTGACCTGCGGCAACGTGGATGACGGCAAGAGCACCTTGATCGGGCGCCTGCTGCATGACTCGAAGATGATCTACGAGGATCACCTCGAAGCCATCACCCGTGATTCGAAGAAGTCCGGCACCACAGGCGAGGAAGTGGACCTGGCGCTGCTGGTCGATGGCCTGCAGGCCGAGCGTGAGCAGGGCATCACCATCGACGTGGCCTACCGTTACTTCTCCACGGCCAAGCGCAAGTTCATCATTGCCGACACCCCGGGCCACGAGCAGTACACACGTAACATGGCGACCGGCGCATCCACCTGCGACCTGGCCATCATCCTGGTCGATGCCCGCTACGGTGTGCAGACCCAGACCCGCCGCCACAGCTACATCGCCTCGTTGCTGGGCATCAAGCACATCGTGGTCGCCGTCAACAAGATGGACCTCAAGGGCTTCGATGAAGGCGTCTTCGAGTCGATCAAGGCCGACTACCTGGCCTTCGCCGAAGCCATCAACCTGACGCCGAGCAGCCTGCACTTCGTGCCGATGTCCGCGCTCAAGGGTGACAACGTGGTCAACCACAGCGAGCAGTCGCCGTGGTACACCGGCCCGACATTGATGGAAATCCTGGAAACCGTGGAAGTGGCGGCCGACCGCAACTTCACCGACCTGCGTTTCCCGGTGCAGTACGTCAACCGCCCCAACCTGAACTTCCGTGGTTTTGCAGGCACCCTGGCCAGCGGCGTGGTGCACAAGGGCGATGAAGTCGTCGTGCTGCCGTCGGGCAAGAGCAGCCGGGTGAAGTCCATCGTCACCTACGAAGGCGAGCTGGAAAGCGCAGGCCCGGGTCAGGCCGTGACCCTGACCATGGAAGACGAGATCGACATCTCCCGTGGTGACCTGCTGGTGCATGCCGACAATGTGCCGCCTGTGACCGACCAGTTCGAAGCCATGCTGGTGTGGATGGCCGAAGAGCCGATGCTGCCGGGCAAGAAGTACGACATCAAGCGTGCGACCAGCTACGTGCCGGGTTCGATTGCCAGCATCACCCACAAGGTGGACGTCAATACCTTGGAAAAAGGCGCTGCCAGCGCCTTGCAGCTGAACGAGATCGGTCGCGTCAAGGTATCCCTGGACAGCGCCATTGCGCTGGACGGCTACGAGAGCAACCGCACCACCGGTGCGTTCATCGTCATCGACCGCCTGACCAACGGCACCGTGGGCGCCGGCATGATCATCGCCCAGCCTGTACTGCCCCATGGCAGCGCCGGGCAGCATGGCAAGTCGGCGCATGTCTCGACCGAAGAGCGTGCCCTGCGCTTTGGCCAGCAGCCGGCGACCGTACTGTTCAGCGGCCTGTCCGGCGCTGGCAAGAGCACTCTGGCCTACGCTGTGGAGCGCAAACTGTTCGACATGGGCCGTGCCGTTTATGTACTCGACGGGCAGAACCTGCGCCATGACCTGAACAAGGGCCTGCCACAGGATCGCGCTGGCCGTACCGAGAACTGGCGCCGCGCCGCCCATGTGGCGCGCCAGTTCAACGAAGCCGGCTTGCTGACCCTGGCCGCCTTCGTGGCCCCAGATGCCGAAGGCCGCGAACAGGCCAAGGCCCTGATCGGCAAGGACCGCCTGGTGACCGTCTACGTTCAAGCCTCGCCACTGGTCTGCCGCGAACGCGATCCGCAGGGCCTGTATGCCGCCGAAGGCGACAACATTCCAGGAGAGAGCTTCCCGTTCGATGTGCCACTGGACGCCGATCTGGTGATCGATACCCAGGCCACCAGCGTGGAAGAAGGGGTCAAGCTCGTGCTGGATGTGTTGAGGCAGCGTGGGGCGATCTAA
- a CDS encoding amino acid ABC transporter substrate-binding protein — protein sequence MKMLKTTLAVLTAAAALGAVSTAQAGATLDAVKKKGFVQCGVSDGLPGFSVPDAQGKIVGIDADVCRAVAAAVFGDATKVKFSQLNAKERFTALQSGEVDVLSRNTTWTSSRDAGMGLMFTGVTYYDGVGFLVNKKLGVSSAKELDGATICIQAGTTTELNVSDFFRANGLKYTPITFDTSDESAKSLESGRCDVLTSDKSQLFAQRSKLAAPADYVVLPETISKEPLGPVVRKGDEEWFSIVKWTLFAMLNAEEAGITSKNVEAEAKGTKNPDVARLLGGDGEYGKDLKLPKDWVVQIVKQVGNYGEVFEKNLGQSTDLKIDRGMNALWNNGGIQYAPPVR from the coding sequence ATGAAGATGTTGAAAACCACCCTGGCAGTCCTGACCGCTGCCGCTGCCCTGGGCGCTGTGAGTACGGCCCAGGCCGGGGCGACGCTCGATGCGGTTAAGAAGAAGGGCTTCGTCCAGTGTGGCGTGAGTGACGGTCTTCCTGGCTTCTCGGTTCCGGATGCACAAGGCAAGATCGTCGGGATCGACGCCGATGTCTGCCGCGCCGTGGCGGCAGCCGTGTTCGGGGACGCGACCAAGGTCAAGTTCAGCCAGCTCAACGCCAAGGAACGCTTCACCGCGCTGCAATCGGGCGAAGTCGACGTGCTGTCGCGCAACACCACCTGGACCAGTTCGCGCGATGCCGGCATGGGCCTGATGTTCACCGGGGTCACCTATTACGACGGCGTAGGTTTCCTGGTCAACAAGAAGCTTGGCGTATCCAGTGCCAAGGAGCTCGATGGCGCGACCATCTGCATCCAGGCCGGCACCACGACCGAACTGAACGTATCGGACTTCTTCCGCGCCAACGGCCTGAAATACACTCCCATCACCTTCGACACCTCGGATGAAAGCGCCAAGTCCCTGGAGTCTGGCCGTTGCGATGTGCTGACGTCGGACAAATCTCAACTGTTCGCCCAGCGTTCCAAGCTGGCTGCCCCAGCTGACTACGTGGTACTGCCGGAAACCATTTCCAAGGAACCGTTGGGGCCGGTCGTGCGCAAGGGTGACGAGGAGTGGTTCAGCATCGTCAAGTGGACCCTGTTCGCCATGCTCAATGCCGAAGAAGCCGGCATCACCTCCAAGAACGTCGAGGCCGAGGCCAAGGGCACCAAGAACCCGGACGTGGCGCGTCTGCTCGGTGGCGACGGCGAGTACGGCAAGGACCTCAAGCTGCCCAAAGACTGGGTAGTGCAGATCGTCAAGCAAGTGGGCAACTACGGCGAAGTGTTCGAGAAGAACCTTGGCCAGAGCACCGACCTGAAGATCGACCGTGGCATGAATGCCTTGTGGAACAACGGCGGCATCCAGTACGCACCCCCTGTGCGCTGA
- a CDS encoding Nif3-like dinuclear metal center hexameric protein, with protein sequence MAVALSTLVEEAERYLGSSRIQDYCPNGLQVEGRPQVGRIVTGVTASQALLDAAVEAQADLVLVHHGYFWKGENPCITGIRQRRLKTLLNNDISLLAFHLPLDVHPEVGNNVQLAQQLQITVEGPLDPDNPKVVGLVGSLAQPMTARDFARRVQDVLGREPLLVEEDRVVRRVGWCTGGGQGYIDTAIAAGVDLYLTGEASEQTYHSARENGVSFIAAGHHATERYGVQALGDYLARRFAVEHLFIDCPNPI encoded by the coding sequence ATGGCCGTCGCGCTGAGTACATTGGTCGAAGAAGCCGAGCGCTACCTGGGCAGCAGCAGGATCCAGGACTATTGCCCCAACGGCTTGCAGGTCGAAGGCCGGCCGCAGGTCGGGCGCATCGTCACTGGCGTGACCGCCAGCCAGGCCTTGCTCGATGCAGCCGTTGAGGCTCAAGCCGATCTCGTGCTGGTGCACCATGGTTATTTCTGGAAGGGGGAAAACCCCTGCATCACCGGCATTCGCCAGCGACGCCTGAAAACCCTGCTCAACAACGACATCAGCCTGCTGGCCTTTCACCTGCCGCTCGACGTCCACCCGGAAGTGGGCAACAACGTGCAGCTGGCGCAACAGCTTCAGATCACCGTAGAGGGCCCGCTCGACCCAGACAACCCCAAGGTGGTCGGGCTGGTCGGGTCGCTGGCCCAACCCATGACTGCCCGCGATTTTGCCCGCCGTGTGCAGGATGTGCTGGGGCGTGAGCCGTTGCTGGTCGAGGAAGACAGAGTCGTTCGTCGTGTGGGATGGTGCACCGGCGGCGGGCAGGGGTACATCGACACGGCGATCGCGGCCGGGGTGGACTTGTACCTGACCGGCGAAGCGTCGGAACAGACCTACCACAGCGCCCGCGAAAACGGCGTGAGCTTCATCGCCGCAGGGCACCATGCGACCGAGCGCTACGGCGTGCAGGCATTGGGCGATTACCTGGCACGGCGTTTTGCCGTGGAGCACCTGTTCATCGACTGCCCCAATCCGATCTGA
- a CDS encoding Lrp/AsnC family transcriptional regulator, translating into MPAPLDRIDRALLAALQNNARLTVAELADLVSLTTSPCWRRVKLLEENGYITGYRATLSPKSLGFGVTAFVSIMMDSHTKPMALAFEQRLMEIPEIVACHNISGRYDFLLEIVAKDLEAFGEFAREVLQRLPGVKEIYSSFSYKAVKEKRVIPMSEKHI; encoded by the coding sequence ATGCCTGCACCCTTGGACCGCATCGACCGCGCACTGCTCGCGGCCTTGCAGAATAATGCCCGCCTCACCGTCGCCGAGCTTGCGGACCTGGTATCGCTGACCACTTCGCCCTGCTGGCGCAGGGTCAAGCTGCTGGAAGAGAACGGTTATATCACTGGCTACCGGGCCACACTTTCACCCAAGTCGCTAGGGTTCGGAGTAACTGCCTTCGTCAGCATCATGATGGACTCCCACACCAAACCCATGGCGCTGGCATTCGAGCAGCGGCTGATGGAGATACCCGAGATTGTGGCCTGCCATAACATTTCCGGGCGGTACGATTTTCTGCTGGAAATCGTGGCCAAGGACTTAGAGGCCTTCGGAGAATTTGCCCGTGAGGTGCTTCAGCGTCTGCCGGGAGTGAAGGAAATTTATTCGAGCTTTTCCTACAAGGCGGTGAAGGAAAAACGAGTGATACCTATGTCGGAGAAGCATATCTAG